From a single Apium graveolens cultivar Ventura chromosome 2, ASM990537v1, whole genome shotgun sequence genomic region:
- the LOC141700423 gene encoding uncharacterized protein LOC141700423, which yields MNDSNSEYSEHSDSEDQTDEDVAYAEPKARWIKSRVNVVFNEGTPAKNIKWVACLMFKDKAQVKATVRAFSVETGRPLKYRVKTVNNEHNCVYHYNNKLVTVKYLAELYGNRIRRNPSWKLKEMQEEFKKELKIEVGEAKCCRVRQRALSQVHEEMVKHFAGLRRFSGKFYGATKITFTVIGGQMLSAVGRDGNDSMFPITIEVVESGSYSSWSWFLLLLINDLDLRSGSGYTLISDQQKGLDKVVREFLPQVEHKFCARHLRSNLIKKEANEAIKLGFWAASTATFLEAFKIAMKDLENHSKRL from the exons ATGAA TGATTCTAATTCTGAATATTCTGAACATTCTGATTCCGAGGATCAAACTGATGAAGATGTTGCATATGCTGAACCAAAAGCAAGATGGataaaatcaagggtaaatgTGGTATTTAATGAGGGCACACCTGCTAAGAATATAAAATGGGTTGCATGCCTTATGTTTAAAGATAAGGCCCAAGTAAAAGCAACAGTAAGGGCCTTTTCTGTTGAGACTGGAAGACCACTTAAATACAGG GTGAAGACAGTTAATAATGAACATAATTGTGTCTACCACTATAACAACAAGCTGGTCACAGTTAAATACCTAGCAGAGTTGTATGGTAATAGAATAAGAAGAAATCCCAGTTGGAAGCTCAAAGAGATGCAGGAAGAATTTAAGAAAGAATTAAAGATTGAAGTTGGGGAGGCCAAATGTTGTAGAGTGAGGCAAAGGGCATTAAGTCAGGTTCATGAAGAAATGGTGAAACATTTTGCTGGTCTAAGAAGATTTAGTGGGAAATTTTACGGAGCAACAAAAATAACATT TACTGTGATTGGTGGCCAAATGTTATCTGCAGTTGGGAGAGATGGTAATGACAGCATGTTTCCAATTACAATTGAAGTTGTTGAAAGTGGGTCATACTCAAGCTGGTCATGGTTCTTGCTGTTGTTAATTAATGATCTTGATTTGAGATCTGGAAGTGGATACACACTCATATCAGACCAACAAAAG GGGTTGGACAAAGTTGTTAGGGAATTTCTACCTCAGGTGGAGCACAAATTTTGTGCTAGACATCTGAGGTCAAATCTGATAAAGAAGGAAGCAAATGAGGCTATCAAGCTTGGTTTTTGGGCTGCATCAACAGCTACATTTCTTGAGGCCTTCAAGATTGCCATGAAGGATCTTGAAAATCACTCAAAAAGGCTGTAG